One region of Dryobates pubescens isolate bDryPub1 chromosome 20, bDryPub1.pri, whole genome shotgun sequence genomic DNA includes:
- the CEP131 gene encoding centrosomal protein of 131 kDa isoform X6 encodes MKSATALCAVAARRTQLGARSWMCSLCPHLSVLCCRVPSLCSSMKSTRSSSSFQGGSAGDMELSLTGLPAPVWRRPGSASPAKHMVRSVSVTAEGKPKRNTLEDAGSRAMNNLRRSNSTTQVNQQVKSTRSSDQTDFLTFFESSSGGRKKPTSLSKTSPEKKTTWNVLDDQPRVVPGPSGSCSVEPPAGMRRKEAAVLLAANFTANNRSNKGAMGNCVTTMVHNNYSTTEKGPAPKSSNQVPNSLNNVVKATSNEDGESSSFVKSQKNFSSNNIMTCNNNSSLPWRKEVTEEEAERFIQQVNSAAVTIQRWYRRHSQRHRAAAAALGRLLASKREERQQRMEEGNILDLQEKKEEERRKVREEKARLARRAAIQELHQKRAQKALDAKRLAEEELVLVKESRRGAKKKPAKATSASNGSPASSVTKANNAEANFHSVPAEPEESCPADLSSMPLQDLGAEDKLQDVSSRETGGEELETVVTAVSRAQSKVTLNELLDTLRLLEEEPELLPPPKLFKKERYAWIDGQEPSSNSLTADNLEKFGKLNHSPGVPEDGALLSEAKLQSIISFLDEMEKSEQERPRSAASATQREGLLSEEELAHLEQASAVATEVTSSIMRLKLEVEEKKRTISLLQTALAQQRELTVRHIKQTEKELGHQLKLQRDQYEAAIQRHLSFIDQLIDDKKVLSEKCEAVVAELKQVDQKYGKKITQMQEQHELEIKKLKELMSATEKIRREKWMDEKTKKIKEITVKGLEPEIQKLIAKHKQDIRKLKLLHEAELLQSDERAAQRYSRQAEELRGLLEREKEEQSLRARQRCEQQLEQEEQALQQQRRRLYAEVAEEKERLSQQAARQRAEVEELRRQLEESSSAVTRALKEEYTKEKEEQERQHQAEVKVLKEQLEMEKQAWEANYIKKEEAWLLSRERELREELRKERDKEIELVIERLEADMSSAREECERAAENRIKRIRDKYELELQELERSERKLQERCNELKGRLAELEGESVRLQGLLKHKEQEVEEIQKVRDQLAQERSSMAEVIRQEFADKLLGMEEENKQLKVEMAEMRARQRLELDRIVQEKDQELEEVHRRVKRAVARKEENVSSLRKQYEVAVQRADCLKALLEQQRKQLLATK; translated from the exons ATGAAAAGCGctacagctctgtgtgctgttgCTGCTCGTaggacacagctgggagcaCGAAGCTGGATGTGCTCCCTCTGCCCTcacctctctgtgctgtgctgcagggttccttctctctgctctaGCATGAAGAGCAcccgcagcagctcctccttccagggtggcagtgctggtgacATGGAGCTGAGCCTGACTGGCCTCCCTGCGCCGGTCTGGCGGCGCCCTGGCAGCGCCTCTCCTGCCAAGCACATGGTGCGCTCCGTCTCGGTCACCGCCGAGGGCAAACCAAAGAGGAACACACTG GAAGATGCAGGATCTCGGGCAATGAACAACCTCCGGAGGTCCAACAGCACCACCCAGGttaaccagcaggtcaagagcaCACGCAG CTCAGACCAGACAGACTTCCTGACCTTCTTTGAGAGCAGttctgggggaagaaagaagccAACAAGTCTGAGCAAAACCTCCCCAGAAAAGAAGACTACGTGGAACGTCTTG GATGATCAGCCACGTGTGGTCCCTGGCCCCTCTGGTTCCTGCAGCGTTGAGCCACCAGCAGGGATGAGGAGGAAagaagctgctgtgcttctgGCAGCCAACTTCACCGCCAACAACAG AAGCAACAAGGGCGCAATGGGCAACTGTGTCACCACCATGGTGCACAACAACTACTCCACCACTGAGAAAGGCCCTGCACCCAAAAGCTCCAACCAGGTGCCCAACTCCCTCAA CAACGTTGTCAAAGCGACCTCgaatgaggatggtgaaagcagcagctttgtgaaGTCTCAGAAGAATTTCTCCAGCAACAACATCATGACctgcaacaacaacagcagTCTGCCCTGGAGGAAGGAGGTCAccgaggaggaggcagagag gTTCATCCAGCAGGTGAACTCGGCCGCCGTGACCATCCAGCGCTGGTACCGACGCCACTCGCAgcggcacagggcagctgcagcagctctggggcgcTTGTTGGCTTCCAAAAGGGAG gaaaggcagcagcgGATGGAGGAAGGGAACATCCTGGATTtgcaggagaagaaggaggaggaacgGCGGAAGGTCCGGGAGGAGAAGGCGCGGCTGGCCCGACGTGCTGCCATCCAG GAACTGCACCAGAAAAGGGCCCAAAAGGCTTTGGATGCAAAGCGGTTGGCAGAAGAAGAGCTTGTGCTGGTGaaggagagcagaaggggagcaAAGAAGAAGCCTGCCAAAGCAACTTCTGCAAGCAATGGCAGTCCAGCCAGCAGTGTCACCAAAGCCAACAATGCTG AGGCCAATTTCCACTCAGTacctgcagagccagaggaaagctgccctgcagaCCTCAGCTCCATGCCCTTGCAGGACCTTGGGGCAGAGGACAAGCTGCAG GATGTgagctccagagagacaggTGGTGAGGAACTGGAGACAGTGGtgactgctgtcagcagggctcAGTCCAAGGTCACACTCAACGAGCTGCTGGACACGCTCAGGCTGTTGGAGgaagagccagagctgctgcccccacCAAAGCTCTTCAAGAAGGAAAGATATGCCTGGATAGATGGG caggagcccagctccAATTCCCTGACTGCAGATAACTTGGAGAAGTTTGGGAAGCTGAACCACTCCCCAGGGGTCCCTGAGGATGGGGCCCTGCTCTCTGAGGCCAAGCTCCAAAGTATTATCAGTTTCCTGGATGAGATGGAGAAATCAGAGCAGGAGAGGCCCAGGtcagctgcctcagccacaCAGCGAGAG GGTCTCCTCTCCGAAGAGGAGCTGGCTCACTTGGAGCAGGCATCGGCTGTTGCCACGGAGGTCACCAGCTCCATCATGAGGCTGAAGCTGGAagtggaggagaagaagagaaccatcagcctgctgcagacagcGCTG GCTCAGCAGAGGGAACTGACTGTCCGGCACATCAAACAGACCGAGAAGGAGCTTGGCCACCAGCTCAAGCTGCAGCGGGACCAGTATGAGGCAGCTATCCAGAGGCATCTCTCCTTCATTGACCAG CTCATTGATGATAAGAAGGTGCTGAGTGAGAAGTGTGAGGCTGTGGTAGCTGAGCTGAAACAAGTGGACCAGAAGTATGGCAAGAAGATCACGCAGATGCAGGAGCAGCATGAGCTG GAGATTAAGAAACTGAAGGAACTGATGAGTGCAACTGAGAAAATCAGGCGGGAGAAGTGGATGGATGAGAAAACCAAAAAGATCAAAGAAATCACTGTGAAAG ggctggagccagagaTCCAAAAACTGATTGCCAAGCACAAGCAGGACATCAggaagctgaagctgctgcacgAGGCCGAGCTGCTGCAGTCGGACGAGCGCGCAGCCCAGCGCTACAGCCGGCAGGCGGAGGAGCTGCGGGGCCTGCTGGAGCgggagaaggaggagcagagcctgcGGGCACGGCAGCG gtgtgagcagcagctggagcaggaggagcaggcactgcagcagcaacgGCGTCGGCTCTATGCcgaggtggctgaggagaaggagCGGCTCAGCCAGCAAGCGGCCAG gcagagagcagaggtagAGGAGCTGCGgcggcagctggaggagagcagctcgGCTGTCACCAGGGCACTGAAGGAGGAGTacaccaaggagaaggaggagcaggagaggcagcatcAG GCAGAAGTGAAGGtgctgaaggagcagctggagatggaGAAGCAGGCCTGGGAGGCAAATTACATAAAGAAGGAG gaggcctggctgctctcccggGAACGAGAGCTGCGggaggagctgaggaaggagagggacaAAGAGATCGAGCTAGTGATCGAGCGCCTGGAGGCCGACATGTCCTCTGCCAGGGAGGAGtgtgagagagcagcagagaacag GATTAAGAGGATCCGAGACAAGTACGAGTtggagctccaggagctggagaggtctgagaggaagctgcaggaaCGCTGCAATGAGCTGAAGGGgcggctggcagagctggaaggggagAGTGTTCGTCTACAGGGCCTGCTGAAGCacaaggagcaggaggtggaggagatcCAGAAA gtgagggaCCAGCTGGCCCAGGAGCGGAGCAGCATGGCCGAAGTGATCCGTCAGGAATTCGCTGAcaagctgctggggatggaggaggagaacaagCAACTGAAGGTGGAGATGGCAGAGATGAGAGCCCGGCAGCGCCTGGAGCTGGACAGGATAGTGCAGGAGAAGGaccaagagctggaggaggttcacaggag GGTGAAGAGAGCAGTCgcaaggaaggaggagaatGTGAGCAGCCTCCGGAAGCAGTATGAG gtggctgtgcagagagctgACTGCCTGAAAGCCCTCCTGGAGCAACAGcgaaagcagctgctggctacCAAatga
- the CEP131 gene encoding centrosomal protein of 131 kDa isoform X9 — MKSTRSSSSFQGGSAGDMELSLTGLPAPVWRRPGSASPAKHMVRSVSVTAEGKPKRNTLEDAGSRAMNNLRRSNSTTQVNQQVKSTRSSDQTDFLTFFESSSGGRKKPTSLSKTSPEKKTTWNVLDDQPRVVPGPSGSCSVEPPAGMRRKEAAVLLAANFTANNRSNKGAMGNCVTTMVHNNYSTTEKGPAPKSSNQVPNSLNNVVKATSNEDGESSSFVKSQKNFSSNNIMTCNNNSSLPWRKEVTEEEAERFIQQVNSAAVTIQRWYRRHSQRHRAAAAALGRLLASKREERQQRMEEGNILDLQEKKEEERRKVREEKARLARRAAIQELHQKRAQKALDAKRLAEEELVLVKESRRGAKKKPAKATSASNGSPASSVTKANNAEANFHSVPAEPEESCPADLSSMPLQDLGAEDKLQDVSSRETGGEELETVVTAVSRAQSKVTLNELLDTLRLLEEEPELLPPPKLFKKERYAWIDGQEPSSNSLTADNLEKFGKLNHSPGVPEDGALLSEAKLQSIISFLDEMEKSEQERPRSAASATQREGLLSEEELAHLEQASAVATEVTSSIMRLKLEVEEKKRTISLLQTALVCEPDAQQRELTVRHIKQTEKELGHQLKLQRDQYEAAIQRHLSFIDQLIDDKKVLSEKCEAVVAELKQVDQKYGKKITQMQEQHELVWRTLGPFCEEIKKLKELMSATEKIRREKWMDEKTKKIKEITVKGLEPEIQKLIAKHKQDIRKLKLLHEAELLQSDERAAQRYSRQAEELRGLLEREKEEQSLRARQRCEQQLEQEEQALQQQRRRLYAEVAEEKERLSQQAARQRAEVEELRRQLEESSSAVTRALKEEYTKEKEEQERQHQAEVKVLKEQLEMEKQAWEANYIKKEEAWLLSRERELREELRKERDKEIELVIERLEADMSSAREECERAAENRIKRIRDKYELELQELERSERKLQERCNELKGRLAELEGESVRLQGLLKHKEQEVEEIQKVRDQLAQERSSMAEVIRQEFADKLLGMEEENKQLKVEMAEMRARQRLELDRIVQEKDQELEEVHRRVKRAVARKEENVSSLRKQYEVAVQRADCLKALLEQQRKQLLATK, encoded by the exons ATGAAGAGCAcccgcagcagctcctccttccagggtggcagtgctggtgacATGGAGCTGAGCCTGACTGGCCTCCCTGCGCCGGTCTGGCGGCGCCCTGGCAGCGCCTCTCCTGCCAAGCACATGGTGCGCTCCGTCTCGGTCACCGCCGAGGGCAAACCAAAGAGGAACACACTG GAAGATGCAGGATCTCGGGCAATGAACAACCTCCGGAGGTCCAACAGCACCACCCAGGttaaccagcaggtcaagagcaCACGCAG CTCAGACCAGACAGACTTCCTGACCTTCTTTGAGAGCAGttctgggggaagaaagaagccAACAAGTCTGAGCAAAACCTCCCCAGAAAAGAAGACTACGTGGAACGTCTTG GATGATCAGCCACGTGTGGTCCCTGGCCCCTCTGGTTCCTGCAGCGTTGAGCCACCAGCAGGGATGAGGAGGAAagaagctgctgtgcttctgGCAGCCAACTTCACCGCCAACAACAG AAGCAACAAGGGCGCAATGGGCAACTGTGTCACCACCATGGTGCACAACAACTACTCCACCACTGAGAAAGGCCCTGCACCCAAAAGCTCCAACCAGGTGCCCAACTCCCTCAA CAACGTTGTCAAAGCGACCTCgaatgaggatggtgaaagcagcagctttgtgaaGTCTCAGAAGAATTTCTCCAGCAACAACATCATGACctgcaacaacaacagcagTCTGCCCTGGAGGAAGGAGGTCAccgaggaggaggcagagag gTTCATCCAGCAGGTGAACTCGGCCGCCGTGACCATCCAGCGCTGGTACCGACGCCACTCGCAgcggcacagggcagctgcagcagctctggggcgcTTGTTGGCTTCCAAAAGGGAG gaaaggcagcagcgGATGGAGGAAGGGAACATCCTGGATTtgcaggagaagaaggaggaggaacgGCGGAAGGTCCGGGAGGAGAAGGCGCGGCTGGCCCGACGTGCTGCCATCCAG GAACTGCACCAGAAAAGGGCCCAAAAGGCTTTGGATGCAAAGCGGTTGGCAGAAGAAGAGCTTGTGCTGGTGaaggagagcagaaggggagcaAAGAAGAAGCCTGCCAAAGCAACTTCTGCAAGCAATGGCAGTCCAGCCAGCAGTGTCACCAAAGCCAACAATGCTG AGGCCAATTTCCACTCAGTacctgcagagccagaggaaagctgccctgcagaCCTCAGCTCCATGCCCTTGCAGGACCTTGGGGCAGAGGACAAGCTGCAG GATGTgagctccagagagacaggTGGTGAGGAACTGGAGACAGTGGtgactgctgtcagcagggctcAGTCCAAGGTCACACTCAACGAGCTGCTGGACACGCTCAGGCTGTTGGAGgaagagccagagctgctgcccccacCAAAGCTCTTCAAGAAGGAAAGATATGCCTGGATAGATGGG caggagcccagctccAATTCCCTGACTGCAGATAACTTGGAGAAGTTTGGGAAGCTGAACCACTCCCCAGGGGTCCCTGAGGATGGGGCCCTGCTCTCTGAGGCCAAGCTCCAAAGTATTATCAGTTTCCTGGATGAGATGGAGAAATCAGAGCAGGAGAGGCCCAGGtcagctgcctcagccacaCAGCGAGAG GGTCTCCTCTCCGAAGAGGAGCTGGCTCACTTGGAGCAGGCATCGGCTGTTGCCACGGAGGTCACCAGCTCCATCATGAGGCTGAAGCTGGAagtggaggagaagaagagaaccatcagcctgctgcagacagcGCTGGTGTGTGAGCCAGAT GCTCAGCAGAGGGAACTGACTGTCCGGCACATCAAACAGACCGAGAAGGAGCTTGGCCACCAGCTCAAGCTGCAGCGGGACCAGTATGAGGCAGCTATCCAGAGGCATCTCTCCTTCATTGACCAG CTCATTGATGATAAGAAGGTGCTGAGTGAGAAGTGTGAGGCTGTGGTAGCTGAGCTGAAACAAGTGGACCAGAAGTATGGCAAGAAGATCACGCAGATGCAGGAGCAGCATGAGCTG gTCTGGCGCACTTTGGGCCCCTTTTGTGAG GAGATTAAGAAACTGAAGGAACTGATGAGTGCAACTGAGAAAATCAGGCGGGAGAAGTGGATGGATGAGAAAACCAAAAAGATCAAAGAAATCACTGTGAAAG ggctggagccagagaTCCAAAAACTGATTGCCAAGCACAAGCAGGACATCAggaagctgaagctgctgcacgAGGCCGAGCTGCTGCAGTCGGACGAGCGCGCAGCCCAGCGCTACAGCCGGCAGGCGGAGGAGCTGCGGGGCCTGCTGGAGCgggagaaggaggagcagagcctgcGGGCACGGCAGCG gtgtgagcagcagctggagcaggaggagcaggcactgcagcagcaacgGCGTCGGCTCTATGCcgaggtggctgaggagaaggagCGGCTCAGCCAGCAAGCGGCCAG gcagagagcagaggtagAGGAGCTGCGgcggcagctggaggagagcagctcgGCTGTCACCAGGGCACTGAAGGAGGAGTacaccaaggagaaggaggagcaggagaggcagcatcAG GCAGAAGTGAAGGtgctgaaggagcagctggagatggaGAAGCAGGCCTGGGAGGCAAATTACATAAAGAAGGAG gaggcctggctgctctcccggGAACGAGAGCTGCGggaggagctgaggaaggagagggacaAAGAGATCGAGCTAGTGATCGAGCGCCTGGAGGCCGACATGTCCTCTGCCAGGGAGGAGtgtgagagagcagcagagaacag GATTAAGAGGATCCGAGACAAGTACGAGTtggagctccaggagctggagaggtctgagaggaagctgcaggaaCGCTGCAATGAGCTGAAGGGgcggctggcagagctggaaggggagAGTGTTCGTCTACAGGGCCTGCTGAAGCacaaggagcaggaggtggaggagatcCAGAAA gtgagggaCCAGCTGGCCCAGGAGCGGAGCAGCATGGCCGAAGTGATCCGTCAGGAATTCGCTGAcaagctgctggggatggaggaggagaacaagCAACTGAAGGTGGAGATGGCAGAGATGAGAGCCCGGCAGCGCCTGGAGCTGGACAGGATAGTGCAGGAGAAGGaccaagagctggaggaggttcacaggag GGTGAAGAGAGCAGTCgcaaggaaggaggagaatGTGAGCAGCCTCCGGAAGCAGTATGAG gtggctgtgcagagagctgACTGCCTGAAAGCCCTCCTGGAGCAACAGcgaaagcagctgctggctacCAAatga
- the CEP131 gene encoding centrosomal protein of 131 kDa isoform X3, giving the protein MKSATALCAVAARRTQLGARSWMCSLCPHLSVLCCRVPSLCSSMKSTRSSSSFQGGSAGDMELSLTGLPAPVWRRPGSASPAKHMVRSVSVTAEGKPKRNTLEDAGSRAMNNLRRSNSTTQVNQQVKSTRSSDQTDFLTFFESSSGGRKKPTSLSKTSPEKKTTWNVLDDQPRVVPGPSGSCSVEPPAGMRRKEAAVLLAANFTANNRSNKGAMGNCVTTMVHNNYSTTEKGPAPKSSNQVPNSLNNVVKATSNEDGESSSFVKSQKNFSSNNIMTCNNNSSLPWRKEVTEEEAERFIQQVNSAAVTIQRWYRRHSQRHRAAAAALGRLLASKREERQQRMEEGNILDLQEKKEEERRKVREEKARLARRAAIQELHQKRAQKALDAKRLAEEELVLVKESRRGAKKKPAKATSASNGSPASSVTKANNAEANFHSVPAEPEESCPADLSSMPLQDLGAEDKLQDVSSRETGGEELETVVTAVSRAQSKVTLNELLDTLRLLEEEPELLPPPKLFKKERYAWIDGQEPSSNSLTADNLEKFGKLNHSPGVPEDGALLSEAKLQSIISFLDEMEKSEQERPRSAASATQREGLLSEEELAHLEQASAVATEVTSSIMRLKLEVEEKKRTISLLQTALAQQRELTVRHIKQTEKELGHQLKLQRDQYEAAIQRHLSFIDQLIDDKKVLSEKCEAVVAELKQVDQKYGKKITQMQEQHELVWRTLGPFCEEIKKLKELMSATEKIRREKWMDEKTKKIKEITVKGLEPEIQKLIAKHKQDIRKLKLLHEAELLQSDERAAQRYSRQAEELRGLLEREKEEQSLRARQRCEQQLEQEEQALQQQRRRLYAEVAEEKERLSQQAARQRAEVEELRRQLEESSSAVTRALKEEYTKEKEEQERQHQAEVKVLKEQLEMEKQAWEANYIKKEEAWLLSRERELREELRKERDKEIELVIERLEADMSSAREECERAAENRIKRIRDKYELELQELERSERKLQERCNELKGRLAELEGESVRLQGLLKHKEQEVEEIQKVRDQLAQERSSMAEVIRQEFADKLLGMEEENKQLKVEMAEMRARQRLELDRIVQEKDQELEEVHRRVKRAVARKEENVSSLRKQYEVAVQRADCLKALLEQQRKQLLATK; this is encoded by the exons ATGAAAAGCGctacagctctgtgtgctgttgCTGCTCGTaggacacagctgggagcaCGAAGCTGGATGTGCTCCCTCTGCCCTcacctctctgtgctgtgctgcagggttccttctctctgctctaGCATGAAGAGCAcccgcagcagctcctccttccagggtggcagtgctggtgacATGGAGCTGAGCCTGACTGGCCTCCCTGCGCCGGTCTGGCGGCGCCCTGGCAGCGCCTCTCCTGCCAAGCACATGGTGCGCTCCGTCTCGGTCACCGCCGAGGGCAAACCAAAGAGGAACACACTG GAAGATGCAGGATCTCGGGCAATGAACAACCTCCGGAGGTCCAACAGCACCACCCAGGttaaccagcaggtcaagagcaCACGCAG CTCAGACCAGACAGACTTCCTGACCTTCTTTGAGAGCAGttctgggggaagaaagaagccAACAAGTCTGAGCAAAACCTCCCCAGAAAAGAAGACTACGTGGAACGTCTTG GATGATCAGCCACGTGTGGTCCCTGGCCCCTCTGGTTCCTGCAGCGTTGAGCCACCAGCAGGGATGAGGAGGAAagaagctgctgtgcttctgGCAGCCAACTTCACCGCCAACAACAG AAGCAACAAGGGCGCAATGGGCAACTGTGTCACCACCATGGTGCACAACAACTACTCCACCACTGAGAAAGGCCCTGCACCCAAAAGCTCCAACCAGGTGCCCAACTCCCTCAA CAACGTTGTCAAAGCGACCTCgaatgaggatggtgaaagcagcagctttgtgaaGTCTCAGAAGAATTTCTCCAGCAACAACATCATGACctgcaacaacaacagcagTCTGCCCTGGAGGAAGGAGGTCAccgaggaggaggcagagag gTTCATCCAGCAGGTGAACTCGGCCGCCGTGACCATCCAGCGCTGGTACCGACGCCACTCGCAgcggcacagggcagctgcagcagctctggggcgcTTGTTGGCTTCCAAAAGGGAG gaaaggcagcagcgGATGGAGGAAGGGAACATCCTGGATTtgcaggagaagaaggaggaggaacgGCGGAAGGTCCGGGAGGAGAAGGCGCGGCTGGCCCGACGTGCTGCCATCCAG GAACTGCACCAGAAAAGGGCCCAAAAGGCTTTGGATGCAAAGCGGTTGGCAGAAGAAGAGCTTGTGCTGGTGaaggagagcagaaggggagcaAAGAAGAAGCCTGCCAAAGCAACTTCTGCAAGCAATGGCAGTCCAGCCAGCAGTGTCACCAAAGCCAACAATGCTG AGGCCAATTTCCACTCAGTacctgcagagccagaggaaagctgccctgcagaCCTCAGCTCCATGCCCTTGCAGGACCTTGGGGCAGAGGACAAGCTGCAG GATGTgagctccagagagacaggTGGTGAGGAACTGGAGACAGTGGtgactgctgtcagcagggctcAGTCCAAGGTCACACTCAACGAGCTGCTGGACACGCTCAGGCTGTTGGAGgaagagccagagctgctgcccccacCAAAGCTCTTCAAGAAGGAAAGATATGCCTGGATAGATGGG caggagcccagctccAATTCCCTGACTGCAGATAACTTGGAGAAGTTTGGGAAGCTGAACCACTCCCCAGGGGTCCCTGAGGATGGGGCCCTGCTCTCTGAGGCCAAGCTCCAAAGTATTATCAGTTTCCTGGATGAGATGGAGAAATCAGAGCAGGAGAGGCCCAGGtcagctgcctcagccacaCAGCGAGAG GGTCTCCTCTCCGAAGAGGAGCTGGCTCACTTGGAGCAGGCATCGGCTGTTGCCACGGAGGTCACCAGCTCCATCATGAGGCTGAAGCTGGAagtggaggagaagaagagaaccatcagcctgctgcagacagcGCTG GCTCAGCAGAGGGAACTGACTGTCCGGCACATCAAACAGACCGAGAAGGAGCTTGGCCACCAGCTCAAGCTGCAGCGGGACCAGTATGAGGCAGCTATCCAGAGGCATCTCTCCTTCATTGACCAG CTCATTGATGATAAGAAGGTGCTGAGTGAGAAGTGTGAGGCTGTGGTAGCTGAGCTGAAACAAGTGGACCAGAAGTATGGCAAGAAGATCACGCAGATGCAGGAGCAGCATGAGCTG gTCTGGCGCACTTTGGGCCCCTTTTGTGAG GAGATTAAGAAACTGAAGGAACTGATGAGTGCAACTGAGAAAATCAGGCGGGAGAAGTGGATGGATGAGAAAACCAAAAAGATCAAAGAAATCACTGTGAAAG ggctggagccagagaTCCAAAAACTGATTGCCAAGCACAAGCAGGACATCAggaagctgaagctgctgcacgAGGCCGAGCTGCTGCAGTCGGACGAGCGCGCAGCCCAGCGCTACAGCCGGCAGGCGGAGGAGCTGCGGGGCCTGCTGGAGCgggagaaggaggagcagagcctgcGGGCACGGCAGCG gtgtgagcagcagctggagcaggaggagcaggcactgcagcagcaacgGCGTCGGCTCTATGCcgaggtggctgaggagaaggagCGGCTCAGCCAGCAAGCGGCCAG gcagagagcagaggtagAGGAGCTGCGgcggcagctggaggagagcagctcgGCTGTCACCAGGGCACTGAAGGAGGAGTacaccaaggagaaggaggagcaggagaggcagcatcAG GCAGAAGTGAAGGtgctgaaggagcagctggagatggaGAAGCAGGCCTGGGAGGCAAATTACATAAAGAAGGAG gaggcctggctgctctcccggGAACGAGAGCTGCGggaggagctgaggaaggagagggacaAAGAGATCGAGCTAGTGATCGAGCGCCTGGAGGCCGACATGTCCTCTGCCAGGGAGGAGtgtgagagagcagcagagaacag GATTAAGAGGATCCGAGACAAGTACGAGTtggagctccaggagctggagaggtctgagaggaagctgcaggaaCGCTGCAATGAGCTGAAGGGgcggctggcagagctggaaggggagAGTGTTCGTCTACAGGGCCTGCTGAAGCacaaggagcaggaggtggaggagatcCAGAAA gtgagggaCCAGCTGGCCCAGGAGCGGAGCAGCATGGCCGAAGTGATCCGTCAGGAATTCGCTGAcaagctgctggggatggaggaggagaacaagCAACTGAAGGTGGAGATGGCAGAGATGAGAGCCCGGCAGCGCCTGGAGCTGGACAGGATAGTGCAGGAGAAGGaccaagagctggaggaggttcacaggag GGTGAAGAGAGCAGTCgcaaggaaggaggagaatGTGAGCAGCCTCCGGAAGCAGTATGAG gtggctgtgcagagagctgACTGCCTGAAAGCCCTCCTGGAGCAACAGcgaaagcagctgctggctacCAAatga